In the Pleuronectes platessa chromosome 8, fPlePla1.1, whole genome shotgun sequence genome, one interval contains:
- the LOC128446411 gene encoding E3 ubiquitin-protein ligase TRIM21 yields the protein MASARSLIADDDFRCSICLSVFTKPVSIPCGHNFCFNCITKFWDSSNPKCKCPLCNEAFSSRPMLRVNTTIAELIEKFKKTIQEKSSATVEEEQTGEVLCSMCEGAKLPALRSCLVCVMSFCKKHLEPHQRIATLKKHALINPVEDLESRLCEKHDKPLDMFCIADQSCICEVCNSSNHKTHKTVTIEEAAQVLKKQLGMKKSQRDQMIEERQQRIEEIENSLEASRTDSAMALSSTVSAVNDVVDYIKRSLVKFTEVINTKQGNIETEAKGLLQELDREIVQIKQESTHLNAPTDKDPFRLLTNFRSLSITQPKVKDWAGVTLKCPPFPAQGSTLRAKLMREISSLCDPDLKEKQQHAVDVTLDPDTAHPKLRLSADRKRVAHGDGIMKQRYFPESFDQLLVVLGKEGFRSGTFYYEVQVKDKTKWLLGVVNHSINRKGEIQLSPENGYWTISLTKGTEFTANTNPAVDLHLSGIPQKVGVFVDYKEGEVSFYNVDTQARIISFTGCTFTEQLFPVFGPGHNNGGENSTPVIITSVTHNA from the coding sequence ATGGCTTCAGCCAGAAGTCTAATAGCTGATGACGATTTTCGTTGTTCCATTTGTCTGAGTGTCTTCACTAAGCCTGTGTCAATCCCCTGCGGTCACAACTTCTGTTTTAACTGTATCACAAAGTTCTGGGACTCAAGCAATCCTAAATGCAAATGTCCACTGTGTAACGAGGCATTTTCCAGCAGACCGATGCTTCGGGTTAACACAACCATCGCTGAGCTGATTGAAAAGTTCAAAAAAACAATCCAAGAAAAATCCTCTGCTACCGTTGAAGAGGAACAAACAGGAGAAGTGCTGTGTAGTATGTGTGAAGGGGCAAAGCTCCCAGCCCTGAGGTCCTGCTTGGTGTGTGTCATGTCTTTCTGTAAAAAACATCTGGAGCCTCATCAGAGAATTGCCACCTTGAAGAAGCACGCGCTGATCAACCCAGTGGAGGACCTGGAAAGCAGGCTCTGTGAAAAACATGACAAACCTCTGGATATGTTTTGCATTGCAGATCAAAGTTGTATCTGTGAGGTCTGTAACAGCAGTAACCATAAAACCCATAAGACAGTGACCATAGAGGAGGCGGCGCAAGTGCTCAAAAAACAGCTGGGAATGAAGAAGAGTCAGAGGGATCAGATGATCGAGGAACGTCAGCAGAGAATTGAAGAGATTGAAAACTCATTGGAGGCTAGCAGAACTGACTCAGCGATGGCACTGTCAAGCACCGTGAGTGCGGTGAATGATGTGGTGGACTACATTAAGAGGAGCCTCGTCAAGTTCACTGAGGTTATCAATACAAAGCAGGGAAACATTGAAACTGAGGCAAAAGGATTACTTCAAGAACTGGATCGTGAAATTGTGCAAATTAAGCAGGAAAGCACGCACCTCAATGCACCGACTGACAAAGACCCTTTCCGGCTCCTTACAAACTTCCGTTCTCTTAGCATCACTCAGCCCAAGGTGAAGGACTGGGCTGGTGTCACTCTTAAATGtcccccgtttccagcgcaggGATCCACGCTGAGGGCAAAACTCATGAGAGAAATAAGTAGTCTGTGTGATCCTGACTtgaaagagaagcagcagcatgcTGTAGATGTAACTCTGGATCCTGACACAGCACACCCCAAACTCAGACTTTctgcagacaggaagagagtTGCACACGGAGATGGAATAATGAAACAAAGATACTTCCCGGAGAGCTTTGACCAACTCTTAGTTGTCCTGGGAAAAGAAGGATTCCGCTCAGGAACATTTTACTACGAGGTCCAAGTTAAGGACAAAACCAAATGGCTTCTTGGAGTTGTAAACCATTCTATCAACAGAAAGGGCGAAATACAACTGAGCCCAGAGAATGGTTACTGGACCATTTCTCTGACAAAAGGAACCGAGTTTACAGCCAATACAAACCCTGCCGTCGACCTCCATCTGAGCGGGATCCCTCAAAAGGTCGGAGTGTTTGTCGACTACAAGGAGGGTGAAGTCTCCTTCTACAATGTGGATACACAGGCGAGAATCATCTCCTTCACTGGATGCACCTTCACCGAGCAGCTTTTTCCAGTCTTTGGCCCCGGTCATAACAATGGTGGTGAAAACTCCACCCCTGTGATCATCACTTCCGTCACACACAACGCctga